The Toxorhynchites rutilus septentrionalis strain SRP chromosome 3, ASM2978413v1, whole genome shotgun sequence genome includes a region encoding these proteins:
- the LOC129773333 gene encoding uncharacterized protein LOC129773333 produces the protein MLYGNPEVIVHNLIAKVRTTPPPKSDRLDTLIEFSVAVQNLCATIEACQLDEYSHNVMLLREFVDKLPPSIKVDWAKYRRNLPCVSLTTFSMWLYDLAETVCPIAMLPSIESRATRGKKDAAYLSAHTDDVEDPRNMSNQLVSCPSVDKCKRFAELSYNSRWATVKEFSLCRKCLKKHKGSCRSQQSTRQHYVESDIHEAEAEDVQQSAQAERECNMHLKSTNKTLFRVVPVILYGPEKSIRTHAFLDDGSSLTLIDAALATELRLSGKPEPLCLRWTSNKSLLENDSLRLNVEISGTGENHKKYSLQEIGSVQEVHTVSNLDLFQQSVNAKELVDQYPYRRGIPVESFHGAQPRILIGIDNANLTLPLKGREGGLHQPIATKTRLGWIIHGGTEPSQELIGFHSLQKCPCGGTDDAALQNMMTEYFSIENLGVYKPKNSLASIENQRAEDILNKPMALRRLCCLESRLKKDPELAAVLRTKISEYLAKGYIRKLTKEELSETRNRVWYLPIFPVFNQNKPGKVRIVWDAAAKASGVSLNSMLLTGPDQLTSLMSVLIKFREKKVAFCGDLREMFHQVRISTEDQNRQRFLWRETPTEAEPSTYIMQVMTFGACCSPSCAQYVKNLNAEKHAGQYPAASKAIVKNHYVDDMLVSTETECEAIQLARDVHYVHIQAGFEMCNWLSNSPAVLAALQKEQIDEKSLNIGSKLATEKVLGMWWCTATDTLTFKLSAKHDSDLLLGRRRPTKREVLRTLMAIFDPLGLLSHLLIFLRVLLQEIWRSAIGWDDEIPDNINEK, from the exons ATGCTGTACGGCAATCCCGAGGTGATTGTGCACAATTTGATTGCGAAAGTAAGGACCACACCTCCACCGAAGTCGGATAGATTGGATACACTCATAGAGTTCTCAGTAGCGGTCCAGAATTTATGTGCCACAATAGAGGCTTGCCAGTTGGACGAGTATTCACACAACGTCATGCTTCTGCGTGAATTCGTCGACAAGCTGCCGCCATCGATTAAGGTGGACTGGGCCAAATACCGTCGGAATCTTCCATGCGTCAGCCTGACCACTTTCTCCATGTGGTTGTACGATCTCGCTGAGACAGTTTGCCCGATTGCCATGTTACCAAGTATTGAATCAAGAGCAACTCGTGGCAAGAAAGACGCGGCTTATCTCAGTGCGCATACGGACGACGTAGAGGATCCTAGAAATATGTCGAATCAGCTCGTCAG CTGTCCCAGCGTAGACAAGTGTAAGAGGTTTGCTGAACTTAGCTACAATTCACGATGGGCGACAGTGAAAGAATTTAGTTTGTGTAGAAAGTGCCTGAAGAAACACAAAGGATCGTGCAGATCTCAACAA TCAACGAGACAGCACTACGTCGAATCAGATATCCATGAAGCGGAAGCGGAAGATGTGCAGCAAAGTGCGCAAGCAGAACGCGAGTGTAATATGCATCTGAAGTCTACAAACAAAACGCTTTTCCGAGTCGTTCCCGTAATCCTATACGGACCAGAGAAATCGATCAGAACTCATGCCTTCTTAGACGATGGATCGTCGCTAACCTTAATAGATGCTGCTTTAGCGACAGAGCTCAGGCTTAGCGGAAAACCAGAGCCTTTGTGTCTCCGATGGACAAGCAATAAGAGCCTTTTGGAGAACGATTCCCTGCGGTTGAATGTCGAGATTTCTGGAACGGGGGAGAATCACAAGAAGTACAGTCTTCAagag atcggctccgtTCAAGAGGTACATACTGTCTCCAATCTCGATTTATTCCAACAATCCGTGAACGCAAAAGAGTTGGTTGACCAATATCCATACCGGCGTGGAATTCCAGTTGAATCCTTTCATGGAGCTCAACCCCGTATTCTCATCGGAATTGACAATGCTAACCTGACGCTTCCGTTGAAGGGTAGAGAAGGAGGTTTACATCAGCCAATCGCCACTAAAACACGCTTGGGTTGGATCATACACGGAGGCACGGAACCCAGTCAAGAACTAATCGGGTTTCACAGTTTGCAGAAGTGTCCCTGTGGTGGGACGGATGATGCTGCCCTTCAGAACATGATGACCGAGTATTTCTCGATTGAGAACTTAGGGGTTTACAAACCCAAAAATTCCCTCGCATCAATCGAAAACCAGCGGGCTGAAGACATTCTCAA CAAACCCATGGCATTACGGCGACTGTGCTGTCTGGAGTCAAGACTGAAAAAAGATCCTGAGCTGGCAGCAGTATTGCGAACAAAAATAAGTGAATACCTTGCAAAGGGTTATATTCGCAAGTTAACAAAAGAGGAGTTGTCGGAAACACGAAATCGAGTATGGTATCTTCCGATCTTCCCCGTTTTTAACCAGAACAAGCCGGGTAAGGTACGGATCGTCTGGGACGCGGCGGCGAAAGCCAGCGGTGTATCACTGAATTCGATGCTGTTGACTGGACCAGATCAACTTACCTCCCTTATGTCCGTGCTCATCAAATTTCGGGAAAAAAAGGTGGCGTTTTGTGGTGACCTGAGAGAAATGTTCCACCAGGTACGGATTTCGACAGAGGACCAAAACCGTCAGCGATTTCTATGGAGGGAGACTCCGACAGAAGCAGAACCAAGTACCTACATTATGCAGGTAATGACGTTTGGGGCGTGTTGTTCACCGAGTTGCGCCCAATACGTCAAAAACTTGAACGCTGAGAAACACGCAGGACAGTATCCGGCGGCGTCTAAAGCGATCGTTAAGAACCACTATGTGGACGATATGCTGGTGAGCACGGAGACGGAATGCGAAGCGATTCAACTAGCTCGAGATGTTCATTATGTTCACATCCAAGCCGGATTCGAAATGTGTAATTGGCTATCCAACTCTCCTGCGGTTCTTGCAGCTCTGCAGAAGGAACAGATCGACGAGAAGAGCCTGAACATTGGATCGAAACTAGCCACAGAGAAAGTTCTAGGTATGTGGTGGTGCACCGCAACAGACACACTAACATTTAAGTTATCGGCGAAGCATGATTCAGATCTGTTGTTGGGAAGACGGCGACCAACGAAGAGGGAAGTGTTGCGGACATTGATGGCCATCTTCGATCCTCTGGGTTTACTTTCACACTTGTTGATTTTCCTCAGGGTTCTGCTGCAGGAAATTTGGCGCTCCGCCATCGGCTGGGATGATGAAATTCCAGATAATATCAACGAAAAATAG